A DNA window from Mastomys coucha isolate ucsf_1 unplaced genomic scaffold, UCSF_Mcou_1 pScaffold21, whole genome shotgun sequence contains the following coding sequences:
- the LOC116100709 gene encoding olfactory receptor 51G2-like: protein MAISKHNNASSFFFILMDLPGLETSHCWTAIPICLIYILSVLGNITIMHIVKSVPSLHTPMYLFLSMLSMADLGLSASTLPSMVAVFLLGQRMIGAVACFMQLFFIHTFSVIESAVLLAMAFDRCVAIREPLRYATILTTRRIGAIGMAVVIRSAALHLPLPVLLGRLTFQPVSALSHSYCVHPDVLRLSCSSTPVNSGFGLFVMLSTLGMDAVLILLSYVLILKTVLSIASNAERLKAFNTCISHIVAVLLFYTPLVSLSMIHRFGKKKLPAQIYMLLSYLHFLMPPMLNPIVYSVKTKEI from the coding sequence ATGGCTATTTCTAAACATAACAATGCCAGCAGCTTCTTTTTCATATTGATGGATCTTCCAGGACTAGAGACTTCTCATTGCTGGACAGCTATTCCCATCTGTTTAATTTACATTCTTTCCGTGCTGGGCAACATAACCATAATGCATATTGTCAAGTCTGTACCCAGCCTTCACACACCTATGTACCTGTTTCTTTCCATGCTGTCAATGGCTGACCTTGGCCTCTCAGCTTCTACGTTGCCTTCAATGGTAGCTGTTTTCCTCCTGGGCCAGAGAATGATAGGAGCTGTAGCCTGTTTTATGCAACTCTTCTTCATCCACACATTTTCAGTCATTGAGTCAGCTGTTCTCTTGGCCATGGCTTTTGACCGCTGTGTGGCCATCAGAGAGCCTTTGCGCTATGCTACCATTCTCACAACAAGACGTATTGGGGCCATTGGAATGGCAGTAGTGATCCGCAGTGCTGCCCTTCATCTGCCTTTGCCTGTGCTCCTGGGAAGGCTGACTTTCCAGCCAGTCAGTGCTCTGTCTCATTCGTACTGTGTTCATCCTGATGTTCTAAGGCTGTCCTGTTCCAGTACACCTGTCAACAGTGGCTTTGGGCTATTTGTCATGCTCTCTACATTGGGGATGGATGCtgtgctaattctcctctcctatGTGCTGATTTTGAAGACAGTTCTGAGCATTGCTTCTAATGCTGAACGGTTGAAAGCCTTCAACACTTGCATTTCCCACATTGTTGCTGTTCTTCTATTTTATACCCCACTGGTGAGTCTATCTATGATTCACCGCTTTGGGAAAAAGAAACTACCAGCTCAGATATACATGCTTCTCTCTTATCTTCATTTCCTTATGCCCCCAATGCTCAACCCAATTGTCTACAGTGTCAAAACCAAAGAGATTTGA